One part of the Malus sylvestris chromosome 2, drMalSylv7.2, whole genome shotgun sequence genome encodes these proteins:
- the LOC126613926 gene encoding methyl jasmonate esterase 1-like isoform X1, which translates to MIEKMENITEKLCLAKASTSTPSSPPIHNQTQSPKRFVLIHGACHGAWSWYKVATLLKDSGHHVTALDLGASGINPIQVQQLPSLSEYVEPLTKLMVSLPPNEKVILVAHSFGGAVISIFMERFPHKIAAAVYVTAVMSGPTLNFSTIQSEIKKRFHYMDSQFRYDNGTNNPATSFLFGPKDLATSLYQLSPPQDLTLALSLVRFFPRYNYDVIKLTKEKYGSVPRVFIVSGEDHAIVMDVQNYMIKSNPPNEVKVINGSDHMVMVSKPVELFFHLQNTAEKYS; encoded by the exons ATGATAGAGAAGATGGAGAACATAACAGAGAAGCTTTGCTTAGCAAAAGCTAGTACCTCAACCCCATCCTCGCCCCCCATTCACAACCAAACTCAAAGTCCAAAACGTTTTGTGTTGATACATGGAGCTTGTCATGGAGCATGGAGCTGGTATAAGGTGGCAACTCTCCTCAAGGACTCAGGTCATCATGTCACAGCTCTAGACTTGGGAGCATCCGGGATCAACCCGATTCAGGTACAGCAACTGCCTTCGTTATCGGAATACGTCGAGCCTTTGACAAAGCTCATGGTGTCTCTACCACCAAATGAAAAGGTTATCCTTGTGGCTCACAGCTTTGGTGGAGCCGTCATATCTATTTTCATGGAGAGGTTTCCGCATAAAATTGCTGCTGCGGTATATGTTACGGCTGTCATGTCTGGTCCTACTCTCAATTTCTCAACTATACAATCAGAG ATTAAGAAAAGATTCCATTATATGGATTCTCAATTCAGATATGATAACGGAACCAATAACCCAGCAACATCTTTTCTCTTTGGGCCCAAGGACTTGGCAACAAGCTTGTACCAGCTCTCACCACCACAG GATTTAACCCTAGCGTTATCGTTGGTGAGATTTTTTCCTCGCTACAATTATGATGTTATAAAGCTCACAAAAGAGAAATATGGATCAGTTCCTAGAGTATTCATCGTGTCCGGCGAAGACCATGCTATAGTAATGGATGTGCAAAATTACATGATAAAAAGCAATCCGCCAAATGAAGTGAAAGTGATAAACGGTTCTGATCACATGGTCATGGTCTCTAAACCCGTAGAGTTGTTCTTCCATCTCCAAAACACTGCTGAGAAATATTCATAA
- the LOC126613926 gene encoding methyl jasmonate esterase 1-like isoform X2, translating into MIEKMENITEKLCLAKASTSTPSSPPIHNQTQSPKRFVLIHGACHGAWSWYKVATLLKDSGHHVTALDLGASGINPIQVILVAHSFGGAVISIFMERFPHKIAAAVYVTAVMSGPTLNFSTIQSEIKKRFHYMDSQFRYDNGTNNPATSFLFGPKDLATSLYQLSPPQDLTLALSLVRFFPRYNYDVIKLTKEKYGSVPRVFIVSGEDHAIVMDVQNYMIKSNPPNEVKVINGSDHMVMVSKPVELFFHLQNTAEKYS; encoded by the exons ATGATAGAGAAGATGGAGAACATAACAGAGAAGCTTTGCTTAGCAAAAGCTAGTACCTCAACCCCATCCTCGCCCCCCATTCACAACCAAACTCAAAGTCCAAAACGTTTTGTGTTGATACATGGAGCTTGTCATGGAGCATGGAGCTGGTATAAGGTGGCAACTCTCCTCAAGGACTCAGGTCATCATGTCACAGCTCTAGACTTGGGAGCATCCGGGATCAACCCGATTCAG GTTATCCTTGTGGCTCACAGCTTTGGTGGAGCCGTCATATCTATTTTCATGGAGAGGTTTCCGCATAAAATTGCTGCTGCGGTATATGTTACGGCTGTCATGTCTGGTCCTACTCTCAATTTCTCAACTATACAATCAGAG ATTAAGAAAAGATTCCATTATATGGATTCTCAATTCAGATATGATAACGGAACCAATAACCCAGCAACATCTTTTCTCTTTGGGCCCAAGGACTTGGCAACAAGCTTGTACCAGCTCTCACCACCACAG GATTTAACCCTAGCGTTATCGTTGGTGAGATTTTTTCCTCGCTACAATTATGATGTTATAAAGCTCACAAAAGAGAAATATGGATCAGTTCCTAGAGTATTCATCGTGTCCGGCGAAGACCATGCTATAGTAATGGATGTGCAAAATTACATGATAAAAAGCAATCCGCCAAATGAAGTGAAAGTGATAAACGGTTCTGATCACATGGTCATGGTCTCTAAACCCGTAGAGTTGTTCTTCCATCTCCAAAACACTGCTGAGAAATATTCATAA